In Candidatus Azobacteroides pseudotrichonymphae genomovar. CFP2, one DNA window encodes the following:
- a CDS encoding type II toxin-antitoxin system YoeB family toxin: MVLRYYRGVARHEKDSNPSCLDRIKRMLNDLAINPRRYGIGKPKHLKHSVGDVWSRRIDERYCNCMVYEIEEPGKVRVTNLWGHYDDK, from the coding sequence ATTGTCCTCAGATACTATAGAGGAGTAGCAAGGCATGAAAAAGATAGTAATCCATCTTGTTTAGATAGAATCAAACGTATGCTAAATGATTTAGCTATTAACCCTCGAAGATATGGAATTGGAAAGCCTAAACATTTAAAACACAGTGTTGGAGATGTTTGGTCTCGCAGAATTGATGAACGCTACTGTAACTGTATGGTATACGAAATAGAAGAACCAGGCAAAGTAAGGGTAACTAATCTTTGGGGACACTATGATGATAAATAA